A genomic region of Oncorhynchus mykiss isolate Arlee chromosome 2, USDA_OmykA_1.1, whole genome shotgun sequence contains the following coding sequences:
- the ppfibp1b gene encoding liprin-beta-1b isoform X1: MMSDASDMLAAALEQMDGIIAGSKAMDYSNGLFDCQSPTSPFMGSLRALNLLEDLRGVLELMDTEEREGLRCQIPDATADSLVDWLQQGHLMSNGHHISMGGDLYQERLSRLEGDKESLVLQVSVLTDQVEAQGEKIRDLDMCLDEHREKLNTTEEMLQQELLCRTALETQKQDLMAEVSNLKLNSFEKDRLHFDFSDNEDMVLEMNELRYRVTEMESERVQYEKKLKSTKSLMAKLSSLKIKVGQMQYEKQRKENKLQALKEELAMLRRHLEGRDGELRRLHDETGFRGITPVGMDIGDRVSHPDETLKLRLKEKHVEVQRMKKAVESLMAANEEKDRKIEELRQSLLHYKTVQDRSSMQGKKEKTQDGESDESNSDSSLSMMSTTTPLVAMESERHALAGDEEVAGKSPDELEMHYGATEVSLPTPSPSVQSACDPKRGPELDQPEPESEAGGQEESQEAPLSCDTLQTLDSPNSGSQDNLYVSNSEKNKAVEEISKISERPPKSPSSSHPVTTEDDRFGNKKARSSFGRGFFKIKGGKRTASTPNLAETEREEGTDHLDLAGLPQRSANSDSTNTLTSVTSTTSPECKKKSKGIKGLFGKLRRSQSTTFNLDDNLSEAVEFKRGGVRATAGPRLGWSRDLQRLPKNDLDTPFARWSKEQVCDWLQEQGLGLYLNMARVWISSGQTLLQGSQQDLERELGIKHPLHRKKLQLALQALGSEEDDNKGKLDYNWVTRWLDDIGLPQYKTQFDEGRVDGRMLHYMTVDDLLSLKVGSVLHHLSIKRAIQVLRLNNYEPNCLRRRPSDENNITPAEISQWTNHRVMEWLRSVDLAEYAPNLRGSGVHGGLMVLEPRFNVETMALLLNIPPNKTLLRRHLATHFNLLVGSEAQGLKQDCLENPDYTLLTATAKVKPRKMSFGSFGSLRKKRQDDSEEYVCPMDVEMPKGRSFQKGYELQLYEDDIDRLEQMEDSEGTVRQIGAFSEGIQNLTSMLKDDEFFKEISNSPNPSITDDDSNM; encoded by the exons CAGATCCCTGACGCCACCGCAGACAGCCTGGTGGACTGGCTGCAGCAGGGACACCTGATG TCCAATGGTCACCACATCTCCATGGGTGGGGACCTCTACCAGGAGAGACTGTCTCGGCTGGAGGGTGACAAGGAATCCCTGGTGCTTCAG gtgagtgtgttgacagaccaggtagaggCGCAGGGGGAGAAGATAAGGGACTTGGACATGTGTCTGGATGAGCACCGGGAGAAACTGAACACCACTGAGGAGATGCTGCAACAG GAACTCCTGTGCAGAACGGCTCTAGAGACTCAGAAACAGGACCTGATGGCCGAGGTGTCCAACCTGAAGCTGAACTCATTTGAGAAGGACAGACTGCACTTTGACTTCAGCGACAATGAG GACATGGTTCTGGAGATGAATGAACTGAGGTACAGAGTGACTGAGATGGAGAGTGAAAGAGTACAGTATGAGAAGAAACTGAAATCCACTAAG TCATTAATGGCCAAGCTTTCTAGCCTGAAAATCAAAGTGGGCCAGATGCAGTATGAGAAACAGAGGAAGGAAAACAAACTGCAGGCCCTGAAG GAGGAGCTGGCAATGCTGAGGAGGCATCTGGAGGGAAGGGACGGAGAGCTGAGGAGGTTACACGACGAGACTGGGTTCAGAGGCATCACACCGGTTGGAATGGACATTGGAGACAGAG TCTCTCACCCAGATGAAACTCTTAAATTGAGGCTGAAAGAGAAAC ATGTGGAAGTGCAGAGAATGAAAAAAGCAGTGGAATCACTGATGGCAGCCAATGAGGAGAAG GATCGTAAAATTGAGGAGTTGAGGCAGTCGCTGCTGCACTACAAGACGGTCCAGGACAGGAGTTCAATGCAAGGGAAGAAAG AGAAAACCCAAGACGGCGAGAGTGATGAGAGTAACAGCGACAGCTCCCTCTCCATGATGTCAACGACAACCCCCCTGGTTGCCATGGAGTCGGAGAGGCACGCTCTAGCCGGAGACGAGGAAGTAGCAGGGAAAAGCCCAGACGAG CTGGAGATGCACTATGGAGCTACTGAAGTGTCTTTGCCCACACCTAGCCCTTCAGTCCAGTCAGCATGCGATCCAAAAAGGGGGCCAGAGCTGGACCAACCTGAACCAGAGAG CGAGGCAGGGGGCCAGGAAGAGTCACAGGAGGCCCCCCTTTCATGTGATACTCTACA GACCCTGGATAGCCCCAATTCAGGGAGTCAGGACAACTTGTATGTCAGCAACAGCGAAAAG aataaggctgtggaGGAGATCAGTAAGATCAGCGAGCGCCCGCCCAAGTCTCCCTCTTCGTCTCACCCCGTGACCACGGAGGATGACCGCTTCGGTAACAAGAAGGCTCGCTCCTCCTTCGGCCGGGGCTTCTTCAAGATCAAGGGAGGCAAGAGGACAGCCAGCACCCCTAACCTGG ctgagacagagcgagaggaggGCACTGACCATCTGGACCTGGCCGGTCTACCCCAGAGGTCAGCCAACAGCGACAGCACCAACACACTGACCAGTGTGACCTCCACTACATCCCCTGAGTGCAAGAAGAAGTCCAAAGGAATCAAGGGGCTCTTTGGAAA GCTGAGGAGAAGTCAGTCCACCACGTTCAACCTGGATGACAACCTATCAGAGGCGGTCGAGTTCAAGAGAGGCGGAGTCCGAGCCACAGCAGGTCCCAGACTGGGCTGGTCCCGTGACCTACAGCGATTACCCAAGAA TGACCTGGACACCCCGTTTGCCCGCTGGTCCAAGGAGCAGGTGTGTGACTGGCTGCAGGAGCAGGGACTAGGGCTCTACCTGAACATGGCCCGCGTGTGGATCTCTTCTGGACAGACTCTGCTGCAGGGCTCACAGCAGGACCTAGAGAGG gaGCTGGGCATTAAACACCCGCTGCACAGGAAGAAGCTCCAACTGGCCCTGCAGGCCCTGGGCTCTGAGGAGGATGACAACAAGGGCAAACTGGACTACAACTGGGTGACCA GGTGGCTGGATGACATTGGCCTGCCTCAGTATAAGACCCAGTTTGATGAGGGGAGGGTGGACGGCCGCATGCTACACTACATGACAGTA GATGACCTGCTATCTCTGAAGGTGGGCAGTGTGCTCCACCACCTCAGCATCAAGAGAGCCATTCAGGTGCTGCGCCTCAACAACTACGAGCCCAACTGCCTGCGCCGACGGCCCTCTGACGAG AACAACATCACGCCAGCAGAGATCTCCCAGTGGACCAATCACAGAGTGATGGAGTGGCTGAGATCAGTGGACCTGGCGGAGTATGCCCCCAACCTGAGGGGCAGCGGCGTTCACGGGGGACTCATG GTGCTGGAGCCACGGTTCAACGTGGAGACTATGGCCCTGCTGCTGAACATTCCCCCCAACAAGACCCTGCTGCGGAGGCATCTGGCCACCCACTTCAACCTGCTGGTGGGCTCTGAGGCCCAGGGGCTCAAACAGGATTGTCTGGAGAATCCTGACTACACCCTGCTCACCGCCACCGCCAAGGTCAAG CCGAGGAAGATGTCGTTCGGGAGCTTCGGCAGCCTGAGGAAGAAGAGGCAGGATGATAGTGAGGAGTATGTCTGCCCCATGGACGTGGAGATGCCAAAGGGACGTAGCTTCCAGAAAGGCTATGAGCTTCAGCTCTACGAGGACGACATTGACCGGCTAGAGCAG ATGGAGGACTCAGAGGGAACTGTGAGGCAGATAGGAGCTTTCTCCGAGGGCATCCAAAACTTGACG
- the ppfibp1b gene encoding liprin-beta-1b isoform X5: MMSDASDMLAAALEQMDGIIAGSKAMDYSNGLFDCQSPTSPFMGSLRALNLLEDLRGVLELMDTEEREGLRCQIPDATADSLVDWLQQGHLMSNGHHISMGGDLYQERLSRLEGDKESLVLQVSVLTDQVEAQGEKIRDLDMCLDEHREKLNTTEEMLQQELLCRTALETQKQDLMAEVSNLKLNSFEKDRLHFDFSDNEDMVLEMNELRYRVTEMESERVQYEKKLKSTKSLMAKLSSLKIKVGQMQYEKQRKENKLQALKEELAMLRRHLEGRDGELRRLHDETGFRGITPVGMDIGDRVSHPDETLKLRLKEKHVEVQRMKKAVESLMAANEEKDRKIEELRQSLLHYKTVQDRSSMQGKKEKTQDGESDESNSDSSLSMMSTTTPLVAMESERHALAGDEEVAGKSPDELEMHYGATEVSLPTPSPSVQSACDPKRGPELDQPEPERTLDSPNSGSQDNLYVSNSEKNKAVEEISKISERPPKSPSSSHPVTTEDDRFGNKKARSSFGRGFFKIKGGKRTASTPNLAETEREEGTDHLDLAGLPQRSANSDSTNTLTSVTSTTSPECKKKSKGIKGLFGKLRRSQSTTFNLDDNLSEAVEFKRGGVRATAGPRLGWSRDLQRLPKNDLDTPFARWSKEQVCDWLQEQGLGLYLNMARVWISSGQTLLQGSQQDLERELGIKHPLHRKKLQLALQALGSEEDDNKGKLDYNWVTRWLDDIGLPQYKTQFDEGRVDGRMLHYMTVDDLLSLKVGSVLHHLSIKRAIQVLRLNNYEPNCLRRRPSDENNITPAEISQWTNHRVMEWLRSVDLAEYAPNLRGSGVHGGLMVLEPRFNVETMALLLNIPPNKTLLRRHLATHFNLLVGSEAQGLKQDCLENPDYTLLTATAKVKPRKMSFGSFGSLRKKRQDDSEEYVCPMDVEMPKGRSFQKGYELQLYEDDIDRLEQMEDSEGTVRQIGAFSEGIQNLTSMLKDDEFFKEISNSPNPSITDDDSNM; this comes from the exons CAGATCCCTGACGCCACCGCAGACAGCCTGGTGGACTGGCTGCAGCAGGGACACCTGATG TCCAATGGTCACCACATCTCCATGGGTGGGGACCTCTACCAGGAGAGACTGTCTCGGCTGGAGGGTGACAAGGAATCCCTGGTGCTTCAG gtgagtgtgttgacagaccaggtagaggCGCAGGGGGAGAAGATAAGGGACTTGGACATGTGTCTGGATGAGCACCGGGAGAAACTGAACACCACTGAGGAGATGCTGCAACAG GAACTCCTGTGCAGAACGGCTCTAGAGACTCAGAAACAGGACCTGATGGCCGAGGTGTCCAACCTGAAGCTGAACTCATTTGAGAAGGACAGACTGCACTTTGACTTCAGCGACAATGAG GACATGGTTCTGGAGATGAATGAACTGAGGTACAGAGTGACTGAGATGGAGAGTGAAAGAGTACAGTATGAGAAGAAACTGAAATCCACTAAG TCATTAATGGCCAAGCTTTCTAGCCTGAAAATCAAAGTGGGCCAGATGCAGTATGAGAAACAGAGGAAGGAAAACAAACTGCAGGCCCTGAAG GAGGAGCTGGCAATGCTGAGGAGGCATCTGGAGGGAAGGGACGGAGAGCTGAGGAGGTTACACGACGAGACTGGGTTCAGAGGCATCACACCGGTTGGAATGGACATTGGAGACAGAG TCTCTCACCCAGATGAAACTCTTAAATTGAGGCTGAAAGAGAAAC ATGTGGAAGTGCAGAGAATGAAAAAAGCAGTGGAATCACTGATGGCAGCCAATGAGGAGAAG GATCGTAAAATTGAGGAGTTGAGGCAGTCGCTGCTGCACTACAAGACGGTCCAGGACAGGAGTTCAATGCAAGGGAAGAAAG AGAAAACCCAAGACGGCGAGAGTGATGAGAGTAACAGCGACAGCTCCCTCTCCATGATGTCAACGACAACCCCCCTGGTTGCCATGGAGTCGGAGAGGCACGCTCTAGCCGGAGACGAGGAAGTAGCAGGGAAAAGCCCAGACGAG CTGGAGATGCACTATGGAGCTACTGAAGTGTCTTTGCCCACACCTAGCCCTTCAGTCCAGTCAGCATGCGATCCAAAAAGGGGGCCAGAGCTGGACCAACCTGAACCAGAGAG GACCCTGGATAGCCCCAATTCAGGGAGTCAGGACAACTTGTATGTCAGCAACAGCGAAAAG aataaggctgtggaGGAGATCAGTAAGATCAGCGAGCGCCCGCCCAAGTCTCCCTCTTCGTCTCACCCCGTGACCACGGAGGATGACCGCTTCGGTAACAAGAAGGCTCGCTCCTCCTTCGGCCGGGGCTTCTTCAAGATCAAGGGAGGCAAGAGGACAGCCAGCACCCCTAACCTGG ctgagacagagcgagaggaggGCACTGACCATCTGGACCTGGCCGGTCTACCCCAGAGGTCAGCCAACAGCGACAGCACCAACACACTGACCAGTGTGACCTCCACTACATCCCCTGAGTGCAAGAAGAAGTCCAAAGGAATCAAGGGGCTCTTTGGAAA GCTGAGGAGAAGTCAGTCCACCACGTTCAACCTGGATGACAACCTATCAGAGGCGGTCGAGTTCAAGAGAGGCGGAGTCCGAGCCACAGCAGGTCCCAGACTGGGCTGGTCCCGTGACCTACAGCGATTACCCAAGAA TGACCTGGACACCCCGTTTGCCCGCTGGTCCAAGGAGCAGGTGTGTGACTGGCTGCAGGAGCAGGGACTAGGGCTCTACCTGAACATGGCCCGCGTGTGGATCTCTTCTGGACAGACTCTGCTGCAGGGCTCACAGCAGGACCTAGAGAGG gaGCTGGGCATTAAACACCCGCTGCACAGGAAGAAGCTCCAACTGGCCCTGCAGGCCCTGGGCTCTGAGGAGGATGACAACAAGGGCAAACTGGACTACAACTGGGTGACCA GGTGGCTGGATGACATTGGCCTGCCTCAGTATAAGACCCAGTTTGATGAGGGGAGGGTGGACGGCCGCATGCTACACTACATGACAGTA GATGACCTGCTATCTCTGAAGGTGGGCAGTGTGCTCCACCACCTCAGCATCAAGAGAGCCATTCAGGTGCTGCGCCTCAACAACTACGAGCCCAACTGCCTGCGCCGACGGCCCTCTGACGAG AACAACATCACGCCAGCAGAGATCTCCCAGTGGACCAATCACAGAGTGATGGAGTGGCTGAGATCAGTGGACCTGGCGGAGTATGCCCCCAACCTGAGGGGCAGCGGCGTTCACGGGGGACTCATG GTGCTGGAGCCACGGTTCAACGTGGAGACTATGGCCCTGCTGCTGAACATTCCCCCCAACAAGACCCTGCTGCGGAGGCATCTGGCCACCCACTTCAACCTGCTGGTGGGCTCTGAGGCCCAGGGGCTCAAACAGGATTGTCTGGAGAATCCTGACTACACCCTGCTCACCGCCACCGCCAAGGTCAAG CCGAGGAAGATGTCGTTCGGGAGCTTCGGCAGCCTGAGGAAGAAGAGGCAGGATGATAGTGAGGAGTATGTCTGCCCCATGGACGTGGAGATGCCAAAGGGACGTAGCTTCCAGAAAGGCTATGAGCTTCAGCTCTACGAGGACGACATTGACCGGCTAGAGCAG ATGGAGGACTCAGAGGGAACTGTGAGGCAGATAGGAGCTTTCTCCGAGGGCATCCAAAACTTGACG
- the ppfibp1b gene encoding liprin-beta-1b isoform X2 → MMSDASDMLAAALEQMDGIIAGSKAMDYSNGLFDCQSPTSPFMGSLRALNLLEDLRGVLELMDTEEREGLRCQIPDATADSLVDWLQQGHLMSNGHHISMGGDLYQERLSRLEGDKESLVLQVSVLTDQVEAQGEKIRDLDMCLDEHREKLNTTEEMLQQELLCRTALETQKQDLMAEVSNLKLNSFEKDRLHFDFSDNEDMVLEMNELRYRVTEMESERVQYEKKLKSTKSLMAKLSSLKIKVGQMQYEKQRKENKLQALKEELAMLRRHLEGRDGELRRLHDETGFRGITPVGMDIGDRVSHPDETLKLRLKEKHVEVQRMKKAVESLMAANEEKDRKIEELRQSLLHYKTVQDRSSMQGKKEKTQDGESDESNSDSSLSMMSTTTPLVAMESERHALAGDEEVAGKSPDEEMHYGATEVSLPTPSPSVQSACDPKRGPELDQPEPESEAGGQEESQEAPLSCDTLQTLDSPNSGSQDNLYVSNSEKNKAVEEISKISERPPKSPSSSHPVTTEDDRFGNKKARSSFGRGFFKIKGGKRTASTPNLAETEREEGTDHLDLAGLPQRSANSDSTNTLTSVTSTTSPECKKKSKGIKGLFGKLRRSQSTTFNLDDNLSEAVEFKRGGVRATAGPRLGWSRDLQRLPKNDLDTPFARWSKEQVCDWLQEQGLGLYLNMARVWISSGQTLLQGSQQDLERELGIKHPLHRKKLQLALQALGSEEDDNKGKLDYNWVTRWLDDIGLPQYKTQFDEGRVDGRMLHYMTVDDLLSLKVGSVLHHLSIKRAIQVLRLNNYEPNCLRRRPSDENNITPAEISQWTNHRVMEWLRSVDLAEYAPNLRGSGVHGGLMVLEPRFNVETMALLLNIPPNKTLLRRHLATHFNLLVGSEAQGLKQDCLENPDYTLLTATAKVKPRKMSFGSFGSLRKKRQDDSEEYVCPMDVEMPKGRSFQKGYELQLYEDDIDRLEQMEDSEGTVRQIGAFSEGIQNLTSMLKDDEFFKEISNSPNPSITDDDSNM, encoded by the exons CAGATCCCTGACGCCACCGCAGACAGCCTGGTGGACTGGCTGCAGCAGGGACACCTGATG TCCAATGGTCACCACATCTCCATGGGTGGGGACCTCTACCAGGAGAGACTGTCTCGGCTGGAGGGTGACAAGGAATCCCTGGTGCTTCAG gtgagtgtgttgacagaccaggtagaggCGCAGGGGGAGAAGATAAGGGACTTGGACATGTGTCTGGATGAGCACCGGGAGAAACTGAACACCACTGAGGAGATGCTGCAACAG GAACTCCTGTGCAGAACGGCTCTAGAGACTCAGAAACAGGACCTGATGGCCGAGGTGTCCAACCTGAAGCTGAACTCATTTGAGAAGGACAGACTGCACTTTGACTTCAGCGACAATGAG GACATGGTTCTGGAGATGAATGAACTGAGGTACAGAGTGACTGAGATGGAGAGTGAAAGAGTACAGTATGAGAAGAAACTGAAATCCACTAAG TCATTAATGGCCAAGCTTTCTAGCCTGAAAATCAAAGTGGGCCAGATGCAGTATGAGAAACAGAGGAAGGAAAACAAACTGCAGGCCCTGAAG GAGGAGCTGGCAATGCTGAGGAGGCATCTGGAGGGAAGGGACGGAGAGCTGAGGAGGTTACACGACGAGACTGGGTTCAGAGGCATCACACCGGTTGGAATGGACATTGGAGACAGAG TCTCTCACCCAGATGAAACTCTTAAATTGAGGCTGAAAGAGAAAC ATGTGGAAGTGCAGAGAATGAAAAAAGCAGTGGAATCACTGATGGCAGCCAATGAGGAGAAG GATCGTAAAATTGAGGAGTTGAGGCAGTCGCTGCTGCACTACAAGACGGTCCAGGACAGGAGTTCAATGCAAGGGAAGAAAG AGAAAACCCAAGACGGCGAGAGTGATGAGAGTAACAGCGACAGCTCCCTCTCCATGATGTCAACGACAACCCCCCTGGTTGCCATGGAGTCGGAGAGGCACGCTCTAGCCGGAGACGAGGAAGTAGCAGGGAAAAGCCCAGACGAG GAGATGCACTATGGAGCTACTGAAGTGTCTTTGCCCACACCTAGCCCTTCAGTCCAGTCAGCATGCGATCCAAAAAGGGGGCCAGAGCTGGACCAACCTGAACCAGAGAG CGAGGCAGGGGGCCAGGAAGAGTCACAGGAGGCCCCCCTTTCATGTGATACTCTACA GACCCTGGATAGCCCCAATTCAGGGAGTCAGGACAACTTGTATGTCAGCAACAGCGAAAAG aataaggctgtggaGGAGATCAGTAAGATCAGCGAGCGCCCGCCCAAGTCTCCCTCTTCGTCTCACCCCGTGACCACGGAGGATGACCGCTTCGGTAACAAGAAGGCTCGCTCCTCCTTCGGCCGGGGCTTCTTCAAGATCAAGGGAGGCAAGAGGACAGCCAGCACCCCTAACCTGG ctgagacagagcgagaggaggGCACTGACCATCTGGACCTGGCCGGTCTACCCCAGAGGTCAGCCAACAGCGACAGCACCAACACACTGACCAGTGTGACCTCCACTACATCCCCTGAGTGCAAGAAGAAGTCCAAAGGAATCAAGGGGCTCTTTGGAAA GCTGAGGAGAAGTCAGTCCACCACGTTCAACCTGGATGACAACCTATCAGAGGCGGTCGAGTTCAAGAGAGGCGGAGTCCGAGCCACAGCAGGTCCCAGACTGGGCTGGTCCCGTGACCTACAGCGATTACCCAAGAA TGACCTGGACACCCCGTTTGCCCGCTGGTCCAAGGAGCAGGTGTGTGACTGGCTGCAGGAGCAGGGACTAGGGCTCTACCTGAACATGGCCCGCGTGTGGATCTCTTCTGGACAGACTCTGCTGCAGGGCTCACAGCAGGACCTAGAGAGG gaGCTGGGCATTAAACACCCGCTGCACAGGAAGAAGCTCCAACTGGCCCTGCAGGCCCTGGGCTCTGAGGAGGATGACAACAAGGGCAAACTGGACTACAACTGGGTGACCA GGTGGCTGGATGACATTGGCCTGCCTCAGTATAAGACCCAGTTTGATGAGGGGAGGGTGGACGGCCGCATGCTACACTACATGACAGTA GATGACCTGCTATCTCTGAAGGTGGGCAGTGTGCTCCACCACCTCAGCATCAAGAGAGCCATTCAGGTGCTGCGCCTCAACAACTACGAGCCCAACTGCCTGCGCCGACGGCCCTCTGACGAG AACAACATCACGCCAGCAGAGATCTCCCAGTGGACCAATCACAGAGTGATGGAGTGGCTGAGATCAGTGGACCTGGCGGAGTATGCCCCCAACCTGAGGGGCAGCGGCGTTCACGGGGGACTCATG GTGCTGGAGCCACGGTTCAACGTGGAGACTATGGCCCTGCTGCTGAACATTCCCCCCAACAAGACCCTGCTGCGGAGGCATCTGGCCACCCACTTCAACCTGCTGGTGGGCTCTGAGGCCCAGGGGCTCAAACAGGATTGTCTGGAGAATCCTGACTACACCCTGCTCACCGCCACCGCCAAGGTCAAG CCGAGGAAGATGTCGTTCGGGAGCTTCGGCAGCCTGAGGAAGAAGAGGCAGGATGATAGTGAGGAGTATGTCTGCCCCATGGACGTGGAGATGCCAAAGGGACGTAGCTTCCAGAAAGGCTATGAGCTTCAGCTCTACGAGGACGACATTGACCGGCTAGAGCAG ATGGAGGACTCAGAGGGAACTGTGAGGCAGATAGGAGCTTTCTCCGAGGGCATCCAAAACTTGACG